DNA sequence from the Nesterenkonia lutea genome:
GGTCCGGATCCGTGGGATTGACCGAATCCCCCCAGATCCACTGCCCCTGTGCCGTGGCGCGGAACCAGCGCTCGCGGTCTCTGGGCTCGGGGATGCTGAAGAGGATGTTCGCCTCGTTGATGTAGTGGTACGCCAGAAGCTGGGCGATGGAGGCATCCGCGCGGGCCAGGATGCGGATCACCTCCAGCGCCGTGGCCCAATGGCCGCCGCCGCCGCCGAACTGCTCGGGCACCAGCAGGGTGACCAGCCCAGAGGCCTTGAGCAGCCGAGCTTCGCGGTAGGGCGTCTCATTCGCGCGGTCTCGTTCCACGGCATCACCGGCAAGGGTCTGCGCCACGTGGGTGGCGATGGAGCTCCAGTCCTCGAGCTCTGCGGCGGAAGCCCCGCCGGTCCAGTGTGTGCGGGGCTCCGCTGTGGTGTTCAAAGGATGTGACACGGGTTCTCCTGGGCAGTGAGGGGCGGGGCTGTGAGGTCGGGCTGGGCTGCGAGGTCGGGCGGGGGCAAGGACTGGGCGGGGTGCTGTGCCGAGACCGCCAGAGGCGCCTGCCCGGAGCCGAGGACCGGCGGGGCGGTGGAACGGCTGAGGACGTTGCAGCGTCTGAGGACAGCGCGGCGTTGGAAAGACGGAGGCGGCGTCAGGCGAGCTGGGTGACCGCCGGAACATCGGGCTCGCCCACACTCCACAGCCGGACCGGTTCGGTGCCGTTGACGCGGTGATCGCCGGCGATCCGCGCCTTGTACACCCAGGGATTGTGGCTGGTCACCGTGCGCGCATTGCGCCAATGGCGGTCCAGTCCGCGGGCCTGGCTCACTCCTGAGGCGCCGAGCACATCAAAGATGCGGGTGACCGCCTCAAGCACGGGCCGGTGCAGCGCGACCTGCGCCCGTCCTGTGGCCAGCTCCACCGCGTTCGCGGCGCCGATCGCCTCCTCGGGGCTGCCTGTGCGCGCGGCATAGGCGGCATCCAGGTGTGACGCGGTGTGCAGCACCTGCGCTCGGGCCAGCGCGGCGACCGCGTCCACTTCGCCGATGGCCTGAAGCAGCTGCGGGTCCGTGCGCGGAGTCCGCGTGTTTGCGTGCGTATAGGTCCGCGGGCGCTCATGCAGCAGCGCCGCGGCATCGCGCGCGGCGGCCTCCACGATCCCCGCCAGGACGATGAGCAGGATGTGCTGGTAGAGCGCGGTCTGATAGGGGAAGCGGTCGGTGAGACCGCGGAGCTCTGCGGTCTCGACGGCGGCATCGGTGAGTCTCGCGGTGCCCGAGCCCGTGGTCCGCTGGCCGAAACCGTCCCAGTCGTTCTCGACCTGCACCCCGGGCTGATCCCGACGCACCAGCACGGCAAGCTCATTATCGGCCTCGTCTCGGGCCGTGACATCCAGCCAGTCGGCGAAGATCGCTCCGGTGGTGTAGTACTTCACCCCGTTGACCACGGGCCCTGCCGGGGTCTCGCTGACGACTGTCCCGGAGCGATGGAAGCCTCCCTTGCCCGGCTCGGTCCACGCATTTCCCACCAGCTCCCCCGCAGCGAGTCGGCCCAGCCACAGCTGCACACTCTGCTCGGTCTCTGGACGCTCTGTCGCTGAGCGCCACAGCAGGTCCTCCTGCACCGCGAGATGTCCGCGCAGCACCTGAGGAAGGTTGCTGTCTGCCGCCGCAAGCTCGAGGAGGACCTCGGTGGTCTGCACCCAGTCGAGGCCATAACCGCCCACGGCTGCCGGGAGTCGCAGTCTGCCGATGCCGGCTGCGGCCAGGTCGCGCACCTGGTCACGGGCCAGGTCGCGGTTGAGCTCCCGGTCCAGCGCGGAGAGCCCGGCACGCTCGACGGCGTCGCGCAGCTCTTGGGACACAGGCAGATGTATGTTCATACTTTCCTCCATCGGTCCTGGCGTTAGCACCCGGCAGTCCCGGGTTGCTGCGACGTCGACGGGCCAGATCCCTCAGTCGCTCTGGATGGTGATGGACCCAAATATAGAGGACGAACGACGGGTTTCGTCAAATGATCATGACGCCAGGTGTCCTGCTGTGTTCATACGCCGGTCCTTGAACACAGTTTCTGCAACTCGGCGACCGGACGTCATACGACGTCTCACAGTGCGAACAAATATTGCTGGTCGATGGGACCAGCGCGTAGCGTTGCCCTGTAACCATCCCGAGCGGCTGAGAGATCTGGCTCAGAGACGCCGCAGCAACCCGGATACGCCGGGTGCTAACGCCAGGACCGATGGAGTTGATCTGCATGTCTGTCCCTGCTCGTACTCTCGAAGCTCCCGCCACATCCCGCGTGGACTCTCTTGCGCTGCGCCATGCGCTCGCCCAGTTTCCACAGGGTGTCGTCGCCGTCGGCGCTGAGGTCAACGGCTCCCCCGAGGCGATCATCGCCTCGACCTTCACCGTGGGCGTCTCGCTGGAGCCGCCGCTCGTCACCCTGGCCGTCCAGCACGATTCCTCCACCTGGCCGAAGCTGCAGTCCAGCGGCAGCGAGCTGGGCATCTCCGTGCTCGGTCGGGATCAGTACGGGCTGTGCCGCCAGATCGCCTCCAAGGACCGGGCCAATCGCTTCACCGGGGTCGGCTATCAGCTGCACGGCTCTGCGCTGCTCCTGGAGGGGGTGCCGATGTGGCTGCGCACCCGCATCTATGACCAGGTCAGGGCCGGGGACCACGACATCATCGTGCTCGAGATCCTGGATCTGGACTTCACCGAAGATGCCGCCGGACTGGTCTTCCACCAGCATGAGTTCAAGACCCTGACCCCGCTGAGCTGACCCTGAAGGGCCTTTTGTTGACCACCCACCACACCCCTGCCCTGCCCTCCGGCGCGCCCTCGGTGAAGGCAGGACGTGCCGCGCTCGCCTCCACGGATCCGCTGCGGGCAGATGTCCATCACTGGTCCGACCCGGTGAACGAGGACGAGCGCATGGCCTTCTGGACCGAGGCCGCCACCCTGCTGGACTGGGAGACACCCTGGGAGCAGACGCATTCCTGGGTCCCGCCGAACCCGGCGATCCGGCGGGGCCCGGAGATCAGCTGGTACCAGGGCGGAACGCTCAACGCCGCGGTGAACTGCGTGGACCGCCATGTCGCGGCTGGACGCGGTGAACGCATCGCCCTGCACTTCGAGGGTGAGCCCGGAGACCGCGAAGACGTCAGCTATGCCGAACTCGGCCGCCGGGTCAACCAGGCGGCGAACGCGCTGACCGATATGGGCATCACGCGTGGGGACCGTGTGGTGGTCTACCTGCCCGTGCTCGTGGAGACGATCGTGATCACCCTGGCCTGCGCGCGGATCGGCGCCGTGCACTCGCTGGTCTTCGGCGGGTTCTCCGCCGAGGCGCTGAAGTTCCGCGTGGAGGACACCGGAGCCAAGCTGCTGGTCACCACCGATGGTCAGTACCGACGCGGCAAGGCGGTCCCGGTGAAGGCCAACGCTGACGCCGCGGTGGCCGAGGCCGCTGTGGAGCACGGTGGAGATCTGGAACATGTCCTGGTGATCAGGCGCACCGACTCAGCCGTGGAATGGACCCCGGGGCGCGATCTCTGGTGGCACGAGGTGGTGGAGACCGCCTCGACCGAGCACAGCCCGGAGTTCTTCGATGCCGAGACCGAGCTGTTCATCATGTACACCTCTGGCACCACCGGCAAGCCCAAGGGCCTGGTCCACACCACCGGTGGCTACCTCACCGGAGCGCTCTACACGTATCTGCGGCTCTTCGCCCATCCGGACCCGGCGCGACGCGCGAATGACGTCCACTGGTGCACGGCGGACCTGGCCTGG
Encoded proteins:
- a CDS encoding flavin reductase family protein, whose translation is MSVPARTLEAPATSRVDSLALRHALAQFPQGVVAVGAEVNGSPEAIIASTFTVGVSLEPPLVTLAVQHDSSTWPKLQSSGSELGISVLGRDQYGLCRQIASKDRANRFTGVGYQLHGSALLLEGVPMWLRTRIYDQVRAGDHDIIVLEILDLDFTEDAAGLVFHQHEFKTLTPLS
- a CDS encoding acyl-CoA dehydrogenase family protein — protein: MNIHLPVSQELRDAVERAGLSALDRELNRDLARDQVRDLAAAGIGRLRLPAAVGGYGLDWVQTTEVLLELAAADSNLPQVLRGHLAVQEDLLWRSATERPETEQSVQLWLGRLAAGELVGNAWTEPGKGGFHRSGTVVSETPAGPVVNGVKYYTTGAIFADWLDVTARDEADNELAVLVRRDQPGVQVENDWDGFGQRTTGSGTARLTDAAVETAELRGLTDRFPYQTALYQHILLIVLAGIVEAAARDAAALLHERPRTYTHANTRTPRTDPQLLQAIGEVDAVAALARAQVLHTASHLDAAYAARTGSPEEAIGAANAVELATGRAQVALHRPVLEAVTRIFDVLGASGVSQARGLDRHWRNARTVTSHNPWVYKARIAGDHRVNGTEPVRLWSVGEPDVPAVTQLA